In the genome of Nitrospira sp., the window GTCTGGCGCAGGACCGCGTCGACGAGGGTCGTCTTTCCGTGGTCGACGTGCGCGATGATGGCGATGTTGCGAATGTCGGTCCGACGACCTTGCGGTGCATGCAGACCGGATGGGGTGGATGAGGGCGCTGAGCTGTTCATAGTCTCCAATGCCTGCCGTGAAAGTGCCAAAAAAAAGACGCCTTCCTATGAAGGCGTCTAAGCCTATGGACTATACCCGACTCAAGCAGCTTCCCGCAAGTTGAATATGGAATTTACGATGGAAACTTCTCTCGACGACGATTCGCGCCTTGCTTGAGTTTGTCAGGTGCGCAATGTATGGTGTGATGGTCGCGGGTTGACCTCTTCCCTCGCAACTACCCTACTACATGTCCGAACTCGATCACTTACTCGATAAGCCGGAGAAGCCTCGTCGTCGCTGGCGATGGTGGAAAGTCGCCCTGATCTGCGTCCTGCTTTCCCTGGTCCTCGGAGGCGGCGGCGCCGCCGGGATCCTCTGGTATTTTTCTCAGGACCTACCGTCCTTGGACCCCTTGCAGAACTATCAGCCCAGTCTGGTGACGCGCGTCTATTCTGATGACCGGCAGGTCATCGGCCAGTTTTTCATTGAGCGACGCTTTCTCAAGCCTATCCAAGAGATGCCGAAGAGCCTGACGCAGGCCGTGATTGCCACCGAGGATACGCGGTTTTTTGAACACCCCGGCCTGGACATCGTGGGCATTCTTCGGGCGACCTGGACGAACTTGCGCCACGGCGGCAAGAAGGTCGAAGGCGCCAGCACGATCACCCAGCAGCTGGCCCGTTCGTTGTTTCTCTCGGCGGAGCGGACCTTCGACCGAAAAGTGCGCGAGCTCATCCTGGCGTACAAGATGGAGTTGGTCCTGACGAAGGAACAGATTCTGGAGATGTATCTGAACCAGATCTACTTCGGGCAGGGCGCCTACGGTGTAGCCGCGGCCAGTCAGACCTACTTCGGCGAGGAGCTTTCCAAGCTCACGCTGGCAGAATCGGCCTTCCTCGCCGGGCTTCCCAAGTCACCCAGCCACTATTCGCCGTTCAAGGCCTACGATCGGGCCAAGAAGCGGCAGGAACATGTGCTCAGCCGAATGGCCGAGGCCGGGTTCATTAGTGCGGCCGATCGGGACCAGGCGATTGCAGAAAAGCTGAACTTCCGCCGCCCGGGAAGCGAGCACCTCGGTCCGTATTTCGTTGAATACATCCGGCAGCTGTTGGTGGCCAAGTTCGGGGAAGCCATGGTCTATAAGGGTGGGCTGGAAGTCTTCACCACGCTGAATGCCGATATGCAGAAAGCGGCGGAGGCGGCTGTGTTCAATGGGCTGCGCGAGGTGGACAAGCGCCAGGGGTGGCGTGGGCCGCTCCGCACGGTCGATCTGGCGACTCTGGAAGTGCCGGCTCCTGATCCTGCCGTCAAGCTCGCCGAGGGCGATATGATGGAAGGAATCGTGACGAAGGTCGCCAAGGATCACATCCTGGTCCAGATCGGCGGCAGTACCGGTCGCCTCGCCTTCGACGATATGGCCTGGGCTTCCAAATATCTTAAAGGAAAAGATCCCACGAAGGACGCCGTTCCGGTCAAGAACATCAAGCAACTCCTGACGCCCGGCGATGTGATCGAGGTCGGGGTGAAGAAGCTTGATAAAGATGTCGTGCATCTGCGGTTGGAACAGACCCCGGTGGTGGAAGGGGCGCTCGTGGCTGTCGACCCGAAGACCGGCGCGATTCGCGCCATGGTCGGCGGGTATGATTTCGCCCGCAGCGAATACAATCGTGCGGTGCTTGCCCGCCGTCAGCCGGGGTCGTCATTCAAGCCGATCATCTATGCGACGGCGATGAATCAGGGGATGAGCCCGGCAACCGTCGTGTTGGATGCCCCGGTGGTGTATGAACAGGAAGAGGAAGACAAAACCTGGAAACCTGAAAATTACGGTAAGCGGTTTCACGGCATCGTCAGCCTGCGGGAGGCCTTGATCCATTCGCACAACCTGGCGACCGTTCGCTTGCTGGACAAAGTCGGAATTCGGAACGTGATCGATTTTTCCCGGACGGTGGGTGTCGTCAGTCCGTTGGCCGCCGATCTGTCCTTGGCTCTGGGTTCGTCCAGCGTCGGGTTGATGGAGCTGGTGTCAGTCTATGGGGTGTTTGCCAATCAAGGCGTGCGCGTGGAGCCCTATGCTGTCGCGAGCGTGCAGGACAGCGGGGGGCGTACGTTGGATCAGGCGGCCATTCAGCCTCGGCAGGTGGTGTCCCGGGAGACCGCGTACTTGATTACGAACATGATGGAAGACGTGATCCAACGTGGAACGGGCATGGCGGCAAAATCTGTCATCGACCGGCCGGTGGCAGGAAAAACCGGAACCACGAACGACTTCACCGACGCCTGGTTTATCGGCTCGACCCCCAATTTAGCGACTGGGGCGTGGGTTGGGTTCGACGATCGGCGTCCATTGGGTGAAACCGAGTCCGGGGCGCACGCGGCCTTGCCTATTTGGATGGCCTTCATGAAAGAGGCGCTCAAGCAGCTGCCGGTCGTGCCGTTCGAAATCCCTGATGGCGTGATGTTCGTAAAGGTGGACCCCACGACCGCGCTGCTCACCGATCAGGATGAGCAGCATGGCACCGTGGAACTCTTTACCAAAGGCACCGAGCCGACGAAGAGCGCGGGCTCGAAAATCGATCCCACCGACTTTTACAAACTGGATCAACTCCAGGACAGTGTCCCCCCCCCCACGGTCGAGCCGTAACGCTTCCCACACACACGAGCATTCCGTTGCACACGTGAGCATGCCCGTGCGGTATGTCCACCCGCGAGCGAGCTGTGGTGACAGTGTTCAGCGAGACGGAAACGGGGCGGGGCGGATCAGGATTGTGAATCCTGATATTCCTCGTGCCAGGCCATCTGGATTGCTTCGAGGATTTTCTCGTTTGATTTTTTGGGGTCGTCTTTGAAGTCGGGGAGGGCGACGATCCAGGCGTGCATGTCCGTGAAGCGGATGGTCAGCGGGTCAGCATCGGGGTGTTCTTCGACTAGACGGATCGCAATATCTTCCGCATCCTGCCATTTCAAATCCATCAGAGCTCCTTGCGTCGGGGTCTCAGGTCACATCAGAGATTTT includes:
- a CDS encoding PBP1A family penicillin-binding protein, producing MSELDHLLDKPEKPRRRWRWWKVALICVLLSLVLGGGGAAGILWYFSQDLPSLDPLQNYQPSLVTRVYSDDRQVIGQFFIERRFLKPIQEMPKSLTQAVIATEDTRFFEHPGLDIVGILRATWTNLRHGGKKVEGASTITQQLARSLFLSAERTFDRKVRELILAYKMELVLTKEQILEMYLNQIYFGQGAYGVAAASQTYFGEELSKLTLAESAFLAGLPKSPSHYSPFKAYDRAKKRQEHVLSRMAEAGFISAADRDQAIAEKLNFRRPGSEHLGPYFVEYIRQLLVAKFGEAMVYKGGLEVFTTLNADMQKAAEAAVFNGLREVDKRQGWRGPLRTVDLATLEVPAPDPAVKLAEGDMMEGIVTKVAKDHILVQIGGSTGRLAFDDMAWASKYLKGKDPTKDAVPVKNIKQLLTPGDVIEVGVKKLDKDVVHLRLEQTPVVEGALVAVDPKTGAIRAMVGGYDFARSEYNRAVLARRQPGSSFKPIIYATAMNQGMSPATVVLDAPVVYEQEEEDKTWKPENYGKRFHGIVSLREALIHSHNLATVRLLDKVGIRNVIDFSRTVGVVSPLAADLSLALGSSSVGLMELVSVYGVFANQGVRVEPYAVASVQDSGGRTLDQAAIQPRQVVSRETAYLITNMMEDVIQRGTGMAAKSVIDRPVAGKTGTTNDFTDAWFIGSTPNLATGAWVGFDDRRPLGETESGAHAALPIWMAFMKEALKQLPVVPFEIPDGVMFVKVDPTTALLTDQDEQHGTVELFTKGTEPTKSAGSKIDPTDFYKLDQLQDSVPPPTVEP
- the iscX gene encoding Fe-S cluster assembly protein IscX, which encodes MDLKWQDAEDIAIRLVEEHPDADPLTIRFTDMHAWIVALPDFKDDPKKSNEKILEAIQMAWHEEYQDSQS